CACACGATCGCGCTGCCGCTGCTGCGCGCCGTCGCCGCCAAGCACGGGCCCGTGGCGCTGCTGCACTTCGACGCGCACCTCGACACCTGGGACACCTACTTCGGCGCCGAGTACACCCATGGCACGCCCTTCCGCAGGGCGGTGGAGGAGGGCATCCTCGACACCGAGGCGCTCAGCCACGTCGGCATCCGCGGCCCCCTGTACGGCAGGCGCGACCTCGAGGAGGACCGCAGGCTCGGCTTCGGCATCCTGACCTCCCGCGACGTCATGCGCATGGGCGTGGACGAGGTGGTCGACGCGCTGCGCCAGCGGATCGGCGACCGCCCGCTCTACATCTCCGTCGACATCGACGTGCTCGACCCCGCCCACGCGCCCGGCACCGGCACCCCCGAGGCCGGCGGGCTGACCAGCCGTGAGCTGCTGGAGATCCTGCGCGGCATGGCGGGGGCGAACCTGGTGGGCGCCGACGTCGTCGAGGTCGCCCCCGCCTACGACCACGCGGAGATCACCTCCATCGCCGCCTCGCACGTGGCCTACGACCTGGTCAGCCTGCTCGCACTCAAGGACAAGCCGTGAAGATCGAGACCTACGGCGTCGAGCGCATTCCCGACGCCGACCGCACCGCCCGGCCGATCGACCTGTTCAGGCTCGCCTTCGGCGGCGCGAACACCTTCGCCACCTGCGTGCTCGGCGCCTTCCCGATCCTGTTCGGGCTGTCGTTCTGGCAGGGGGTGACCGCGACCGTCCTCGGCCTGGTGGTGGGCGCGCTGATCCTGGCGCCGCTGTCGCTGTTCGGCCCGCTCAACGGCACCAACAACGCCGTCTCCTCCTCGGCGCACCTGGGAGTCCACGGCAGGATCGTCGGCTCGTTCCTGTCGTTGCTCACCGCGATCGCCTTCTTCTCGATCTCGGTGTGGTCCTCCGGCGACGCTCTGGTCGGCGGCGCGCACCGGCTGGTGGGCCTGGCCGAGAGCGACTTCACCTACGGCGTGGCCTACGCGCTGTTCGCCGGTCTGGTGCTGGTGGTCTGCATCTACGGCTTCCGCTTCATGCTCTTCGTCAACAAGATCGCGGTGCTGGCCGCGTCGCTGCTGTTCGTGCTGGGCGTCTTCGCCTTCGCCGGCGACTTCGACCCGTCCTACGCGGGCACGCTCCCGGCAGGCGACCCGCTGTTCTGGCCGTCGTTCATCGGCGCGGCGCTGATCGTGCTGTCCAACCCGGTCTCCTTCGGCGCGTTCCTCGGCGACTGGTCGCGCTACATCCCCGCCGAGACGCCGCGCTCCCGGGTGCTGGCCGCCGCGTTCCTGTCGCAGATCGCCACCTTCCTGCCGTTCCTGTTCGGCCTGACCACCGCCTCGATCATCGCCGCCAAGGCCGCGAAGTACGTCGATCCCGCCGCGCCCAACTACGTGGGCGGCCTGCTGGCCATCTCGCCCGGCTGGTACTTCGTCCCGGTCTGTCTCATCGCGCTGATCGGCGGCATGTCCACCGGCACCACCGCGCTGTACGGCACCGGCCTCGACTTCTCCAGCGTCTTCCCGCGCTTCTCCAGGGTCCAGGCCACGATCTTCATCGGCACGCTGTCGATCGTCTTCATCTTCGTCGGCCGCTTCGCCGCCAACCTGACGCAGAGCATCTCCACCTTCGCCACGCTGATCATCACCTGCACGGCGCCGTGGATGGTCATCATGATGCTCGGCTACCTCACCAGGCGGGGCTGGTACGACGCGGAGGCGCTGCAGGTCTTCAACCGCCGCCAGCGCGGGGGACGCTACTGGTTCACCCACGGCTGGAACTGGCGGGGCATGACCGCCTGGCTCGCCTCCGCGGTCGTGGCCATCCTCTTCGTCAACCTGCCGGGCCAGTTCGTCGGCCCGCTGGGCGACCTCGCGGGCGGCGTGGACGTCTCGCTCCCTGTGGGGCTGGCGATCGCGGCCGTGCTCTACCTCGTCCTCCTGGCCGCCTTCCCCGAGCCCCGGGAGGTGTACGGCCCCGCGGGACCTCGCCTGGTCGGCGCCGCCGACACCCCTGTCCCGCCGATCGTCGCCGCGGAGCTCGTCGGCTAGTGGGTCCCCCTCGCGTCAGGGGCGGGGGACGGCGCTCGTGCCCTGACGGTCGCGCAGCAGCGCCACGAGCGCGGACGTCACCGGGGCGGCGAGGAACGCACCGGTGATCCCCGCCAGCACGCTGCCGATCGTGATCGCGATCAGGATCACCGCCCCCGGCAGATCGAGCGCCTTGCCGTAGATCTGCGGGGCCAGCACGTGCCCCTCGATCTGCTGGACCAGCACCGTGACCGCGACCACGACGAGGGCCACCAGCCAGCCCTTGGCCACGAAGGCCACCACCGCGGCCAGCAGACCGGCCAGGAACGCGCCCACCACGGGCAGGAACGCGCCCGCGAAGGTGAGCACCGCCAGCGGGAGCGCGATCGGGACGCCGAGGATCCACAGCGCGATCCCGATGAAGAACCCGTCCACCACGCCGACGATCGCCACGCCGCGGATGTAGCGGCCCACGACGTCGAAGACCACCTCGCCCGTCTCCCTCATGCGCGGCCTGGCCCGCAGCGGCGCGAGGTCGGTGAGCCAGCCGTACAGCCGGTCTCCGCCGTGCACGAAGTAGATCGCCAGGATGACGGCGAGCACCGCGCCCACGATGATCTCGCCGATCGTCCTGGCGCCCGCGAGGGCGCCCGTGGCGATCTGCTCTCCCTGCTCGACGAGCCACGCCCGGGCCTGGGCGAGCAACGACGCCAGCCGCGCGTCGTCGAGGCCGAGGCGGGCGGCCACCCCGTGCAGGTCGTCGAGCGCGGTGCCCACGCTGGCGTGCAGCTGGGACAGCCCGTTGATCGTCGGCGGCACGAGCACCGAGAAGAACGCCACCAGGAGCGCCAGGCCGCTCACGCACACGATCGCCGTGGACAGGCCCCTGCCCATCCCGCGTCCGCGCAGCCACTTGGCGGGCGGCAGCAGCAGCGTGGTCAGGAAGACGCCGAGGATGACCGAGATGGCCACCGTGCGCACCAGCGAGAGGCAGTAGAGGCCCACGGCGATGAGCGCGATCACCCCGAGCGCCCGCCACGGATTCATGCCCAATGGCCTTCCCGCTGGGGCGACGCGCGGCGACCGGGGAACCACAAAGGCATGACCAAAACTAGTCAGGTTTCACGAATGTTGCCAGGTCTTTACGTCGTGAAGTTGTCATGACATATTGGCCCATGCTTTTCGGACACTCTCGGAGGGTTGCGTGAAAAGATCCATTGGCGCTGTCGCGGTCCTGGCCGTGACCGGAATGGCGCTCACCGCATGCGGGCAGTCGTCCTCCGACGCTGACACCATCGAGCTGACGATCACACAGAACGCCATCGCCGGGGGCAAGAACGCGGCGGCGGCCGACCACATCGCCAACTGGGTCATCCCCAAGTTCGAGGCGGCACAGAAGGCCAAGGGCAAGACCGTCAAGGTCAAGTTCGTGCCGAGCGGCGTCGACGACGAGCAGTACAAGACCAAACTCTCGCTCGACCTCAAGTCCAAGAAGGGCGCCGACGTCATCGACATCGACGGCATCTGGGCGGGCGAGTTCGCCGAGGCCGGATACATCAAGCCGCTGTCGGAGGTCGCGGGCGCCGAGACCGACAGCTGGGAGGGCTGGTCGCAGATCCCCGAGGCCGTGCAGGGGCTGGCCACCTACAACGGCAAGAAGTACGCGCTGCCGATCGGCACCGACGGCCGCGTCCTCTACTTCAACAAGACGCTCTTCCAGAAGGCGGGCCTGCCCGCCGACTGGCAGCCGAAGAGCTGGCAGGAGATCATCGACGCGGGCAACAAGCTGAAGACGGCAGGCGTGCCCACGCCGATCCAGATCAACGCCGGCACCGCCATGGGCGAGGCCACCTCGATGCAGGGCGTGCTGCCGCTGCTCGCAGGCGCGGGCGGCGAGATCTACAAGGACGGGAAGTGGACCGGCGCCGCCCAGCCGCTCAAGGACGCCCTCGGCCTCTACCAGCAGATCTACGGCGGCAGCGGCCTCGGTGACCCCAAGCTCCAGCAGGAGGCCAAGGGCCGCGACAAGTCCTTCGCCGAGTTCGCGGACGGCAAGATCGGCATCCTGATGGAGGGCGACTACTTCTGGCGCGGCGTCGTCAACCCCACGGACGGCGTGGCCAAGATGGCCGACCGCGACCAGGTCGTCGGCTTCGCGATGATCCCCGCCATCCAGCCCGGCAAGGGCATCCGCGGCCAGGACTTCGTCAGCATGTCGGGCGGCGCCCTGCGCACGGTCAACCCCAACAGCAAGCACCCGAAGGAGGCCTTCGAACTGGCCGCCTTCACCCTCTCGCCCGAGGCGCTGAAGGAGGAGACCAAGCAGAACGTCCGCATCACCCCGCGCACGGACGTCAACAAGGAGATCCTCACCGGCGACCCGCTGCTGATGTTCATCTCGGAGAAGGTGCTCCCGCTGACGGCCTACCGGCCGCCGCTCGCCGTCTACCCGCAGGTCTCGGCCGCGCTGCAGGAGGCCACCGCCCAGGTGGTCAGCGGCAAGGCGCCCGACCAGGCGGCCGCGGACTACCAGGCGAAGCTCGAAGGACTCGTCGGTGG
This window of the Nonomuraea africana genome carries:
- a CDS encoding purine-cytosine permease family protein, which encodes MKIETYGVERIPDADRTARPIDLFRLAFGGANTFATCVLGAFPILFGLSFWQGVTATVLGLVVGALILAPLSLFGPLNGTNNAVSSSAHLGVHGRIVGSFLSLLTAIAFFSISVWSSGDALVGGAHRLVGLAESDFTYGVAYALFAGLVLVVCIYGFRFMLFVNKIAVLAASLLFVLGVFAFAGDFDPSYAGTLPAGDPLFWPSFIGAALIVLSNPVSFGAFLGDWSRYIPAETPRSRVLAAAFLSQIATFLPFLFGLTTASIIAAKAAKYVDPAAPNYVGGLLAISPGWYFVPVCLIALIGGMSTGTTALYGTGLDFSSVFPRFSRVQATIFIGTLSIVFIFVGRFAANLTQSISTFATLIITCTAPWMVIMMLGYLTRRGWYDAEALQVFNRRQRGGRYWFTHGWNWRGMTAWLASAVVAILFVNLPGQFVGPLGDLAGGVDVSLPVGLAIAAVLYLVLLAAFPEPREVYGPAGPRLVGAADTPVPPIVAAELVG
- the speB gene encoding agmatinase → MTQQPRGPVDSSRIPRFAGFATFARLPRLDEVEHADVAVVGVPFDSGVSYRPGARFGPAAVREASRLLRPYHPGLDVSPFERLQVADAGDIACNPFNIGEAVETLQDAAAAFDSRLVTIGGDHTIALPLLRAVAAKHGPVALLHFDAHLDTWDTYFGAEYTHGTPFRRAVEEGILDTEALSHVGIRGPLYGRRDLEEDRRLGFGILTSRDVMRMGVDEVVDALRQRIGDRPLYISVDIDVLDPAHAPGTGTPEAGGLTSRELLEILRGMAGANLVGADVVEVAPAYDHAEITSIAASHVAYDLVSLLALKDKP
- a CDS encoding extracellular solute-binding protein, translated to MKRSIGAVAVLAVTGMALTACGQSSSDADTIELTITQNAIAGGKNAAAADHIANWVIPKFEAAQKAKGKTVKVKFVPSGVDDEQYKTKLSLDLKSKKGADVIDIDGIWAGEFAEAGYIKPLSEVAGAETDSWEGWSQIPEAVQGLATYNGKKYALPIGTDGRVLYFNKTLFQKAGLPADWQPKSWQEIIDAGNKLKTAGVPTPIQINAGTAMGEATSMQGVLPLLAGAGGEIYKDGKWTGAAQPLKDALGLYQQIYGGSGLGDPKLQQEAKGRDKSFAEFADGKIGILMEGDYFWRGVVNPTDGVAKMADRDQVVGFAMIPAIQPGKGIRGQDFVSMSGGALRTVNPNSKHPKEAFELAAFTLSPEALKEETKQNVRITPRTDVNKEILTGDPLLMFISEKVLPLTAYRPPLAVYPQVSAALQEATAQVVSGKAPDQAAADYQAKLEGLVGGAGNVAS
- a CDS encoding AI-2E family transporter translates to MNPWRALGVIALIAVGLYCLSLVRTVAISVILGVFLTTLLLPPAKWLRGRGMGRGLSTAIVCVSGLALLVAFFSVLVPPTINGLSQLHASVGTALDDLHGVAARLGLDDARLASLLAQARAWLVEQGEQIATGALAGARTIGEIIVGAVLAVILAIYFVHGGDRLYGWLTDLAPLRARPRMRETGEVVFDVVGRYIRGVAIVGVVDGFFIGIALWILGVPIALPLAVLTFAGAFLPVVGAFLAGLLAAVVAFVAKGWLVALVVVAVTVLVQQIEGHVLAPQIYGKALDLPGAVILIAITIGSVLAGITGAFLAAPVTSALVALLRDRQGTSAVPRP